The Candidatus Pantoea soli genome window below encodes:
- a CDS encoding phospholipase D-like domain-containing protein, which produces MSEAAPLPSGELPGGGLQDSVTQQCRQHPGLSGIHPLNDGLDAFAARYLLMGMAQHSIDVQYYIWHNDMSGRLLFSALLDAAGRGVKVRLLLDDNNTPGLDETLAELDRHPNIAVRLFNPFSFRTLRALGYLTDFARLNRRMHNKSLTVDGAATLVGGRNIGDEYFGTGNEPLFTDLDVLAIGPVVEEVTHDFERYWHSKAVSPLRSVVDVGAESEEAVRLPPEWQHSEPVQRYLARLEKSSFVSQLAQGSLSMTWAQARLLSDDPRKGLGKAKRRNLLPQRMLEVIGTPQQQFDIISAYFVPTRAGVAQLLTLKRRGVKIAILTNSLAANDVSVVHAGYARWRKKLLRHGIALYELKPQAHAADAPHDRGLTGNSGSSLHAKTFTVDNHKVFIGSFNFDPRSAVLNTEMGLVIESASLAQQTHQHFTRGMRDRAWALRLDKWGRVNWVEYAGEAGEVVHKHEPQCTLLQRLLVRLVWRLPVEWLL; this is translated from the coding sequence ATGAGTGAAGCAGCACCGTTGCCGTCGGGCGAATTGCCGGGCGGAGGATTACAGGACAGCGTGACGCAGCAGTGCCGGCAGCATCCCGGCCTCAGCGGCATCCATCCGCTGAATGATGGTCTGGATGCGTTTGCCGCGCGCTATCTGCTGATGGGCATGGCGCAGCACAGCATTGATGTGCAGTACTATATCTGGCACAACGATATGTCAGGCCGTTTGCTGTTCAGCGCGCTGCTGGATGCCGCCGGACGCGGCGTTAAAGTGCGGCTGCTGCTGGACGACAACAACACGCCGGGACTGGATGAAACCCTGGCCGAGCTGGATCGGCATCCGAACATTGCCGTCAGGCTGTTTAACCCGTTTTCGTTCCGCACGCTGCGTGCGCTGGGGTATCTCACCGATTTCGCGCGGCTCAACCGGCGGATGCACAATAAAAGCCTGACGGTGGATGGCGCCGCCACCCTGGTGGGCGGGCGCAATATCGGTGATGAATATTTCGGCACCGGCAATGAACCGCTGTTCACCGATCTGGATGTGCTGGCCATCGGCCCGGTGGTGGAAGAAGTCACGCACGATTTCGAGCGCTACTGGCACAGCAAAGCCGTCTCGCCGCTGCGCAGCGTGGTGGATGTGGGGGCGGAGAGCGAAGAGGCGGTGCGTCTGCCGCCGGAGTGGCAGCACAGTGAACCGGTGCAGCGCTATCTGGCGCGGCTGGAAAAATCGTCCTTTGTCAGCCAGCTGGCGCAGGGCTCACTCAGCATGACGTGGGCACAGGCACGCCTGCTGAGCGACGATCCGCGCAAAGGGTTGGGCAAAGCAAAGCGGCGCAACCTGTTGCCACAGCGTATGCTGGAGGTGATTGGCACGCCGCAGCAGCAGTTCGATATTATCTCGGCGTATTTTGTGCCAACGCGTGCCGGCGTGGCGCAGCTGCTGACGCTGAAGCGGCGCGGCGTGAAAATTGCCATCTTAACGAACTCGCTGGCGGCGAATGATGTTTCCGTGGTGCATGCCGGCTATGCGCGCTGGCGCAAAAAGCTGCTGCGTCACGGCATTGCGCTATATGAACTCAAACCGCAGGCCCATGCCGCTGATGCGCCGCACGACCGCGGCCTGACCGGTAACTCGGGTTCCAGCCTGCATGCCAAAACGTTTACCGTGGATAACCACAAAGTGTTTATCGGTTCGTTTAACTTCGATCCGCGCTCGGCGGTGCTGAATACCGAAATGGGGCTGGTGATCGAAAGCGCGTCGCTGGCGCAGCAGACGCATCAGCACTTCACACGCGGAATGCGCGATCGCGCCTGGGCGCTGCGGCTGGATAAGTGGGGGCGCGTTAACTGGGTGGAATACGCCGGCGAGGCGGGCGAAGTGGTGCATAAACATGAGCCACAGTGCACGCTGCTGCAGCGCCTGCTGGTGCGGCTGGTGTGGCGGCTGCCGGTAGAGTGGCTGCTGTAG
- the mdoC gene encoding glucans biosynthesis protein MdoC encodes MSAAKPEREYFLDSIRAYLMLLGVPFHVSLIYSTQRWSVNSHEASLWLTVLNDFIHAFRMQVFFVISGYFSYMLYLRYQPGRWLKVRMERVGIPLLTAVPLITLPQFFLLKNLTDKIGDWSRFSAYEKYNALMWDLISHLWFLLVLVLLTALGMLTFRWLRQQQSRFDYQQVGWGKLTLALLGYALVWCAFRRLIFWFAPALLMDGLFSIAVMQTLFFLPFFMLGALSWKHPALKALFVRFNPVMCFGTVLVFIAYSLNQRYSSGEGWLYEADALISTLMGLCMLNVCFSLGHKLLNSHSPRIMYLVNASLFIYLVHHPLTILYGIFITPHISNNTLGFFTGLLVVFGVAFLLYEIHLRIPLLRFLFSGKPQQKAQQ; translated from the coding sequence ATGAGTGCAGCCAAACCCGAACGTGAATATTTTCTCGATTCGATTCGAGCGTATTTAATGCTATTAGGCGTGCCGTTTCACGTCTCCCTGATCTACTCCACCCAGCGCTGGTCCGTGAACAGCCACGAAGCCTCTCTGTGGCTGACAGTGCTCAATGATTTTATTCACGCCTTCCGCATGCAGGTGTTCTTTGTTATTTCAGGCTATTTTTCTTACATGCTCTACCTGCGCTACCAGCCGGGGCGCTGGCTGAAAGTGCGCATGGAGCGCGTGGGTATTCCACTGCTGACCGCCGTGCCGCTGATTACCCTGCCGCAGTTCTTCCTGCTGAAAAACCTCACTGACAAAATAGGTGACTGGTCGCGCTTCTCCGCTTACGAAAAATACAATGCGTTGATGTGGGATCTGATTTCACACCTGTGGTTTTTACTGGTGCTGGTGCTGCTGACCGCATTGGGTATGCTGACGTTCCGCTGGCTGCGCCAGCAGCAGAGTCGTTTCGATTATCAGCAGGTTGGCTGGGGCAAACTGACGCTGGCGCTGCTGGGCTATGCGCTGGTGTGGTGCGCGTTCCGCCGGCTGATTTTCTGGTTTGCGCCGGCCCTGTTGATGGACGGCCTGTTCAGCATCGCCGTAATGCAAACCCTGTTCTTCCTGCCGTTCTTTATGCTTGGCGCATTGAGCTGGAAGCATCCGGCGCTGAAGGCGCTGTTTGTGCGGTTCAATCCGGTGATGTGCTTTGGTACCGTGCTGGTCTTTATCGCCTACAGTCTGAACCAGCGCTACAGCAGCGGCGAAGGCTGGCTTTATGAGGCCGATGCGCTGATCTCGACCCTGATGGGTCTCTGTATGCTCAATGTCTGTTTCAGCCTGGGCCATAAGCTGCTGAACAGCCATTCGCCGCGCATCATGTATCTGGTGAATGCGTCGCTGTTCATCTATCTGGTGCACCATCCGCTGACCATTCTGTATGGCATCTTCATCACGCCTCACATCAGTAACAACACGCTGGGCTTCTTCACCGGCCTGCTGGTGGTGTTTGGTGTCGCGTTCCTGCTCTACGAAATCCACCTGCGTATTCCGCTGCTGCGTTTCCTGTTCTCCGGCAAACCACAGCAGAAAGCACAGCAATAG
- a CDS encoding glucan biosynthesis protein G, with product MVKMRWMSAAVLLALYANNSWAFNIDDVAKQAKSLAGKGFEAPKSNLPSQFREMKFADYQQIQFNHDKAYWGKLRTPFKLEFYHQGMYFDTPVKINEVTASSVREIKYSPDYFNFGNVKHDADAVKNLGFAGFKVLYPLNKKGKDDEISSFLGASYFRVIGEGQVYGLSARGLAIDTALPSGEEFPRFREFWIQRPKPQDKQLVIYALLDSPRATGAYRFTIKPGKESTVDVQSKVYLRDNVGKLGIAPLTSMFLFGANQPSPVSNFRQELHDSNGLSIHAGNGEWIWRPLNNPRHLAVSTFTVENPKGFGLLQRGRDFSHYQDLDDRYDLRPSGWVEPQGDWGKGRVELVEIPTADETNDNIVAFWTPESLPEPGKEMNFQYRLHFTRDENQLHQDDVAWVKDTLRSAGDVKQSNLVRQPDGSIAFTVDFTGKEMSKLPEDTQVAPQVSVGNNADVVEQSVRYNPVTKGWRLVLRLRVKDNKQPTEMRAALVSGDKTLTETWSYQLPANE from the coding sequence CTGGTGAAGATGCGCTGGATGAGCGCGGCAGTTCTGCTGGCGTTGTACGCCAATAACAGTTGGGCGTTCAATATTGATGATGTGGCAAAACAGGCTAAGTCCCTGGCAGGCAAAGGTTTTGAAGCGCCAAAAAGTAATTTACCCTCTCAGTTTCGTGAAATGAAATTTGCCGATTATCAGCAAATCCAGTTTAACCACGACAAAGCATACTGGGGCAAACTGCGCACGCCGTTTAAGCTCGAGTTCTATCATCAGGGCATGTACTTTGACACGCCGGTCAAAATCAATGAAGTGACCGCGTCGTCCGTTCGGGAAATCAAATACAGCCCTGACTATTTCAACTTCGGCAACGTTAAACACGATGCTGATGCCGTTAAAAACCTCGGTTTTGCCGGGTTCAAAGTCCTTTATCCGCTGAACAAAAAGGGTAAAGATGACGAAATTTCCAGCTTCCTCGGCGCCAGCTATTTCCGCGTGATTGGCGAAGGGCAGGTGTATGGCCTGTCAGCACGCGGACTGGCGATTGATACCGCGCTGCCTTCGGGCGAAGAGTTCCCGCGCTTCCGGGAGTTCTGGATCCAGCGGCCAAAACCGCAGGACAAACAGCTGGTGATCTATGCACTGCTGGATTCGCCGCGTGCTACCGGTGCCTATCGTTTCACCATCAAACCGGGCAAAGAGTCCACGGTAGATGTGCAGTCAAAGGTTTACCTGCGTGATAACGTCGGCAAGCTGGGTATTGCGCCGCTGACCAGTATGTTCCTGTTTGGCGCTAACCAGCCTTCGCCGGTCAGCAACTTCCGTCAGGAGCTGCATGACTCCAACGGCCTGTCGATCCACGCCGGCAACGGTGAGTGGATCTGGCGTCCGCTGAATAACCCGCGTCATCTGGCGGTCAGCACCTTCACAGTGGAAAATCCAAAGGGCTTTGGTCTGCTGCAGCGTGGCCGTGACTTCAGCCACTATCAGGATCTGGACGATCGTTACGATCTGCGTCCAAGCGGCTGGGTTGAGCCACAGGGCGACTGGGGCAAAGGGCGTGTTGAGCTGGTGGAGATCCCGACTGCGGATGAAACCAATGACAACATCGTGGCGTTCTGGACGCCGGAATCCCTGCCTGAGCCGGGCAAAGAGATGAACTTCCAGTATCGTCTGCACTTCACGCGCGACGAGAACCAGCTGCACCAGGACGATGTGGCCTGGGTGAAAGACACGCTGCGTTCTGCCGGCGATGTGAAACAGTCGAATCTGGTGCGTCAGCCGGATGGCTCCATCGCCTTTACCGTCGACTTTACCGGTAAAGAGATGAGCAAACTGCCGGAAGATACGCAGGTCGCACCGCAGGTGAGCGTGGGCAACAACGCTGACGTGGTGGAGCAGAGCGTGCGCTACAATCCGGTGACCAAAGGCTGGCGTCTGGTGTTGCGTCTGCGCGTGAAAGACAACAAGCAGCCGACCGAAATGCGTGCGGCGCTGGTGAGCGGCGACAAGACATTGACGGAAACCTGGAGCTATCAGTTACCTGCCAATGAATAA
- the mdoH gene encoding glucans biosynthesis glucosyltransferase MdoH: protein MNKSTYLPQSYVEALPLDAAGRARLSASLQNAQAFHAIHTLLGHDITASDRPDDAPLQSVSSRVEMAWPDALAGGEQLSKDYLDRTTLKAMPPVKRSLMFPEAWRTNPLARAWDSLRGHKSTPRYATVEEQKAEDKWRHVGSMRRYVLLILTILQTVVATWYMKTILPYQGWTLLDPVELFNQNWLQSVELILPYILQTGILFLFAILFCWVSAGFWTALMGFLQLLIGRDKYSISYSTTGDEPLNPEHRTALIMPICNEDVERVFAGLRATWESVKRTGNAEHFDVYILSDSYDADIAIAEQKAWMELVRDVGGAGKIFYRRRRRRVKRKSGNIDDFCRRWGSNYSYMVVLDADSVMSGECLTGLVRMMEANPNAGIIQSSPKASGMDTLYARCQQFATRVYGPLFTAGLHFWQLGESHYWGHNAIIRVQPFIEHCALAPLPGEGSFAGSILSHDFVEAALMRRAGWGVWIAYDLPGSYEELPPNLLDELKRDRRWCHGNLMNFRLFLVKGMHPVHRAVFLTGVMSYLSAPLWFMFLALSTALQVVHTLMEPTYFLQPRQLFPVWPQWRPDLAIALFSTTLVLLFLPKLLSVVLIWCKGAKAYGGAFRLFVSLLLEMLFSVLLAPVRMLFHTVFVVSAFLGWEVVWNSPQRDDDATPWSEAFRRHGSQMLLGIVWAVGMGVLDLNFLWWLAPIVFSLILSPFVSVMSSRATVGLKSKRARLFLIPEEYAPPKELVDTDHYLQINRERALKNGFMHALFNPAFNALATAMATSRHKQSTLLDHARDRQVDQALSDKPEKLNREQRLQLISDPVVLARVHSRLWESADKYHQWVESYQKLTLNPQALPQRG, encoded by the coding sequence ATGAATAAATCGACTTATTTACCTCAATCCTATGTGGAGGCTCTGCCGCTTGATGCGGCAGGGCGCGCGCGTCTCAGCGCGTCCCTGCAGAATGCGCAGGCGTTCCATGCCATTCACACGCTGCTGGGCCATGACATTACCGCCAGCGATCGTCCGGACGATGCGCCGCTGCAGTCGGTCTCTTCCCGCGTGGAGATGGCCTGGCCGGATGCGCTGGCCGGTGGAGAGCAGCTGAGCAAAGATTATCTCGACCGCACCACGCTGAAGGCGATGCCGCCGGTGAAGCGTTCACTGATGTTCCCGGAAGCCTGGCGTACCAACCCGCTTGCGCGCGCCTGGGATTCGCTGCGCGGCCACAAATCCACGCCGCGCTATGCCACCGTGGAAGAGCAGAAAGCGGAAGATAAGTGGCGTCACGTCGGCTCTATGCGCCGCTATGTGCTGCTGATTCTGACCATTCTGCAAACCGTGGTCGCCACCTGGTATATGAAGACCATTCTGCCGTATCAGGGCTGGACGTTGCTTGACCCGGTCGAGCTGTTCAATCAGAACTGGCTGCAGTCGGTGGAGCTGATTCTGCCTTACATTTTGCAGACCGGGATTCTGTTCCTGTTTGCCATTTTGTTCTGCTGGGTCTCCGCCGGCTTCTGGACGGCGCTGATGGGCTTCCTGCAGCTGCTGATTGGCCGTGACAAATACAGCATCTCTTACTCCACCACCGGGGATGAACCGCTTAATCCGGAACACCGCACCGCGCTGATTATGCCGATCTGTAACGAAGACGTGGAACGCGTGTTCGCCGGTCTGCGTGCCACGTGGGAATCGGTCAAACGCACCGGCAACGCCGAGCATTTCGATGTCTACATCCTGAGCGACAGCTATGATGCGGATATCGCCATTGCCGAGCAGAAAGCATGGATGGAGCTGGTGCGTGATGTCGGTGGCGCCGGTAAGATTTTCTACCGCCGTCGCCGTCGCCGCGTGAAGCGTAAAAGCGGCAACATCGATGACTTCTGCCGCCGCTGGGGTAGCAACTACAGCTACATGGTAGTGCTGGATGCGGACAGCGTGATGAGCGGTGAGTGTCTGACCGGTCTGGTGCGCATGATGGAAGCGAACCCGAACGCCGGTATTATCCAGTCGTCACCAAAAGCATCAGGCATGGATACGCTGTATGCACGCTGCCAGCAGTTTGCAACGCGCGTCTACGGCCCGCTGTTTACCGCCGGTCTGCACTTCTGGCAGCTGGGTGAATCGCACTACTGGGGACACAACGCCATTATTCGCGTGCAGCCGTTTATTGAACACTGTGCGCTGGCACCGCTGCCGGGCGAAGGATCATTTGCCGGTTCTATCCTCTCGCATGACTTTGTGGAAGCGGCGCTGATGCGTCGTGCCGGTTGGGGCGTGTGGATCGCCTACGATCTGCCGGGCTCTTATGAAGAGCTGCCGCCAAACCTGCTGGATGAGCTGAAGCGTGACCGCCGCTGGTGTCACGGTAACCTGATGAACTTCCGTCTGTTCCTGGTGAAAGGTATGCACCCGGTACACCGTGCGGTATTCCTGACCGGCGTCATGTCCTATCTCTCCGCGCCGCTGTGGTTTATGTTCCTTGCGCTTTCCACCGCCCTGCAGGTGGTGCACACGCTCATGGAGCCGACCTACTTCCTGCAGCCACGCCAGCTGTTCCCGGTGTGGCCGCAGTGGCGTCCCGATCTGGCGATTGCGCTGTTCTCCACTACGCTGGTGCTGCTGTTCCTGCCGAAGCTGCTGAGCGTGGTGTTGATCTGGTGTAAAGGCGCGAAAGCCTACGGCGGTGCCTTCCGGCTGTTCGTCTCCCTGCTGCTGGAGATGCTGTTCTCCGTGCTGCTGGCACCGGTGCGCATGCTGTTCCACACGGTGTTTGTGGTCAGCGCCTTCCTCGGCTGGGAAGTGGTGTGGAATTCACCGCAGCGTGACGATGACGCCACGCCATGGAGCGAAGCGTTCCGTCGTCACGGTTCGCAGATGCTGCTGGGTATCGTCTGGGCGGTCGGCATGGGCGTGCTGGACCTCAACTTCCTGTGGTGGCTGGCACCGATCGTGTTCTCCCTGATCCTGTCGCCGTTTGTCTCGGTGATGTCCAGCCGTGCCACGGTTGGCCTGAAAAGTAAGCGCGCCAGACTGTTCCTGATTCCGGAAGAGTATGCGCCGCCGAAAGAGCTGGTGGATACCGACCACTATCTGCAGATCAACCGCGAGCGCGCGCTGAAAAACGGCTTTATGCATGCACTGTTTAACCCGGCGTTTAATGCGCTGGCGACCGCGATGGCGACGTCGCGTCACAAACAGAGTACGCTGCTGGATCATGCACGCGATCGTCAGGTCGATCAGGCCCTGAGCGATAAGCCGGAGAAACTGAACCGTGAACAGCGACTGCAGCTGATTAGCGATCCGGTGGTGCTGGCGCGCGTGCATTCACGGCTGTGGGAGAGCGCGGATAAATATCATCAGTGGGTTGAGAGCTATCAGAAACTCACGCTGAATCCGCAGGCGCTGCCTCAGCGCGGCTGA
- a CDS encoding YceK/YidQ family lipoprotein, producing the protein MKSFLKCTALCGVILLLSGCGSIISRTVPGQGHGNQYYPGVQWDVRDGAWRVLTILDLPLSLVMDTLLLPVDAHHGPYE; encoded by the coding sequence GTGAAATCTTTCCTGAAATGTACCGCACTGTGCGGCGTCATCCTGTTACTGAGCGGGTGTGGCAGTATTATCAGTCGTACCGTGCCCGGACAGGGGCACGGTAACCAATATTATCCGGGCGTGCAGTGGGATGTGCGTGACGGCGCGTGGCGCGTGCTGACCATCCTGGATCTGCCGCTTTCCCTGGTGATGGACACGCTGCTGCTGCCTGTGGATGCCCATCACGGCCCTTACGAGTAG
- a CDS encoding MysB family protein, which translates to MSLFSTLEEAIEAAREEFLASQPDVAEDEVNVSQFALQKYVMQDGDIMWQAEFFADEDGQGECLPICSGEAAQAVFDGNFDEVELRQEWQAENTLHEWDEGEFQLEPPRDLEEGETAAEEWEDDDSPSDNWA; encoded by the coding sequence ATGAGCCTGTTTAGTACGTTAGAAGAAGCCATTGAAGCCGCCCGCGAAGAGTTTCTGGCCAGCCAGCCGGACGTGGCAGAGGATGAGGTGAATGTCAGCCAGTTCGCGCTGCAAAAGTATGTCATGCAGGACGGTGACATCATGTGGCAGGCCGAGTTTTTCGCTGATGAAGATGGCCAGGGCGAATGCCTGCCGATTTGCAGTGGTGAAGCGGCACAGGCCGTGTTCGACGGTAATTTTGACGAGGTTGAGCTGCGCCAGGAGTGGCAGGCGGAAAATACCCTGCACGAGTGGGATGAAGGTGAGTTTCAGCTTGAGCCGCCGCGTGACCTTGAAGAGGGGGAAACGGCAGCAGAAGAGTGGGAAGACGACGACAGCCCGTCAGACAACTGGGCGTAA